One genomic window of Kaistia geumhonensis includes the following:
- the cydB gene encoding cytochrome d ubiquinol oxidase subunit II, producing MNPVLDFVPIWTAIIALGVFFYVMLDGFDLGVGMLFGLAPDTPSRNLIMNSVAPVWDGNETWLVLGGVALLAAFPLAFAIIIPAVYFPVLVMLLSLVFRGLAFEFRFRDSENKTFWDHAFAYGSGLATFSQGVVLGAFIQGFEVTDRTFSGSSFDFLTPFSVVTGIALMFGYGLLGSGWLILKTEGEVQASARRHGRICLVGVLIAIGIVSIWTPLAQPVIASRWFAFPNIVIFAPVPIAALAVAFFTWRALGSSREAGPFIGAILLFLLSYLGIAISLFPMIVPYKYTLAEAASSEATQAFLLVGTLFLLPIVLMYTAWSYWVFRGKVRGQFGYH from the coding sequence ATGAATCCGGTTCTCGACTTCGTGCCGATCTGGACGGCCATCATCGCGCTCGGCGTCTTCTTCTATGTGATGCTGGACGGCTTCGATCTCGGCGTCGGGATGCTGTTCGGGCTCGCGCCCGACACGCCCTCGCGCAACCTCATCATGAACTCGGTCGCCCCCGTCTGGGACGGCAACGAAACCTGGCTCGTGCTCGGCGGCGTCGCGCTCCTCGCCGCCTTCCCGCTCGCCTTCGCGATCATCATCCCGGCCGTGTATTTCCCGGTGCTGGTGATGCTGCTCTCGCTCGTCTTCCGCGGCCTCGCCTTCGAGTTCCGCTTCCGCGATTCCGAGAACAAGACCTTCTGGGACCACGCCTTCGCCTATGGCTCGGGGCTCGCCACCTTCTCGCAGGGCGTCGTGCTCGGCGCCTTCATCCAGGGCTTCGAGGTCACGGACCGCACCTTCTCCGGCTCGTCCTTCGATTTCCTGACCCCGTTCTCGGTCGTGACGGGCATCGCGCTGATGTTCGGCTACGGCCTGCTCGGGTCGGGTTGGCTGATCCTGAAGACGGAGGGCGAGGTCCAGGCGTCGGCCCGCCGCCATGGACGCATCTGCCTCGTCGGCGTCCTCATCGCGATCGGCATCGTCAGCATCTGGACGCCGCTCGCCCAGCCGGTGATCGCGTCGCGCTGGTTCGCCTTCCCCAACATCGTCATCTTCGCCCCGGTGCCGATCGCGGCGCTCGCCGTCGCCTTCTTCACCTGGCGCGCGCTCGGCTCGAGCCGCGAGGCCGGGCCGTTCATCGGCGCGATCCTCCTGTTCCTGCTCTCCTATCTCGGCATCGCGATCAGCCTGTTCCCGATGATCGTGCCCTACAAGTACACGCTGGCGGAAGCTGCCTCCTCGGAGGCGACGCAGGCCTTCCTCCTGGTCGGCACGCTGTTCCTGCTGCCGATCGTGCTGATGTACACCGCCTGGTCCTACTGGGTGTTCCGCGGCAAGGTCCGCGGCCAGTTCGGCTATCATTGA
- a CDS encoding response regulator: MTDAPLLSGLKILIVEDDVIIAEAMSDSFVRAAATVIGPAFSVRQALGLIGETRPDAAVVDINLNGELAFPVADRLRADGVPFVFATGFDASEIPEHYATIGHCSKPVDPAALAEAFSWLNRKPL, translated from the coding sequence ATGACCGACGCGCCGCTTCTCTCCGGGCTCAAGATCCTGATTGTCGAGGACGACGTGATCATCGCCGAGGCGATGTCGGACAGTTTCGTCCGCGCCGCCGCCACCGTCATCGGCCCGGCCTTCTCGGTGCGACAGGCGCTCGGGCTGATCGGCGAGACCCGGCCCGACGCCGCCGTGGTCGACATCAACCTGAATGGCGAGCTGGCCTTCCCCGTCGCCGACCGGCTGCGCGCCGACGGCGTGCCCTTCGTTTTCGCGACCGGCTTCGACGCGTCCGAGATTCCGGAGCACTACGCGACGATCGGCCATTGTTCCAAGCCGGTCGATCCCGCGGCGCTCGCCGAGGCCTTCTCCTGGCTCAATCGCAAGCCGCTATGA
- a CDS encoding DNA topoisomerase IB has protein sequence MSETVTERQALERVEAAGLVVRRVRRGRGFSYLGPDGKRIDDVAVLARIRGLAIPPAYEEVRIAASASAHLQAIGRDAAGRLQYRYHPDWDLEREAHKAERLETLIEALPRIRAAVRRDIALATLRRRKAVACAVALIDATHIRVGCELYLQSSGARGAATLLKRQVKLNGRGLALNFRGKGGAQISCTVEDRALVRAIRRIATIRGSRLLQYVDETGAAHPVRAADVNAYLKRISGRDISAKDFRMLAASATAAEHLAQVEPGPSERSRRRQIAEVMKNVSADLANTPTVARKSYVHALVVQAFEDGVLPAILRRARSGRVRSRGENALARLLRATRTAPG, from the coding sequence ATGAGCGAAACGGTGACGGAGCGGCAGGCGCTGGAGCGGGTCGAGGCGGCGGGCCTCGTCGTCCGGCGCGTGAGGCGCGGCAGGGGATTCTCCTATCTCGGGCCCGACGGGAAGCGCATCGACGACGTCGCCGTGCTGGCGCGGATCCGCGGCCTCGCCATCCCGCCCGCCTATGAGGAGGTGCGCATCGCCGCCTCGGCGAGCGCGCATCTCCAGGCCATCGGCCGCGACGCGGCCGGACGGCTGCAATACCGCTATCATCCGGACTGGGATCTCGAGCGCGAGGCGCACAAGGCCGAGCGGCTGGAGACGCTGATCGAGGCGCTGCCCCGCATCCGCGCCGCCGTGCGCAGGGATATCGCGCTGGCGACGCTGCGCCGCCGCAAGGCGGTCGCCTGCGCGGTCGCGCTCATCGACGCGACCCATATCCGCGTCGGCTGCGAGCTCTATCTCCAGTCGAGCGGGGCGCGCGGCGCCGCGACGCTTCTGAAGCGGCAGGTGAAGCTCAACGGCCGCGGTCTCGCGCTCAACTTCCGCGGCAAGGGCGGCGCGCAGATCAGTTGCACGGTCGAGGACCGGGCCCTCGTGCGGGCGATCCGCCGCATCGCCACCATTCGCGGCTCCCGGCTGCTGCAATATGTCGACGAGACCGGAGCCGCACATCCCGTCAGGGCCGCCGACGTCAACGCCTATCTGAAGCGCATCTCGGGGCGGGACATCTCCGCGAAGGACTTCCGCATGCTGGCAGCGAGCGCGACTGCGGCCGAGCACCTCGCCCAGGTCGAGCCGGGGCCGTCCGAGCGGTCGCGCCGGCGGCAGATTGCCGAGGTCATGAAGAATGTCTCGGCCGACCTCGCCAACACGCCGACGGTCGCACGAAAGAGCTATGTCCACGCCCTGGTGGTACAGGCCTTCGAGGACGGGGTGCTGCCGGCCATCCTGCGCCGGGCCCGTTCGGGGCGCGTCCGCAGCCGGGGCGAGAACGCGCTCGCCCGGCTGCTCCGCGCCACGCGCACCGCGCCGGGCTAG
- a CDS encoding glycosyltransferase family 4 protein, producing the protein MRIAQVAPLVEAVPPRLYGGTERVVSWLTEALVADGHDVTLFATGDSRTAAELIAVRPTADRIAGASPEAVAALFEAVMSRIDSFDIVHFHTETAHFVPFRGFEEKCVTTLHLRLDSEAAHDAIATNPGMPLVAISQNQRSFLPEARFVATVPHGMPADLVAMGDGGEGHLLFVGRISPDKRPDRAIEVASRAGIPLKIAAKIDAADERYFAEEVAHLFDNPVVDYLGEVDDAGKAALLAGARALLFPIDWPEPFGLVMIEAMAAGTPVVAWRNGAVPEVIEDGISGRIVESIDAAVAAVETIDRIPRAGVRAAFERRFTDRRMAADYVDVYRALLGGAAS; encoded by the coding sequence ATGCGCATCGCTCAGGTCGCGCCTCTGGTCGAAGCCGTGCCGCCGCGGCTCTATGGCGGCACGGAGCGGGTCGTCTCCTGGCTGACCGAGGCGCTCGTCGCCGATGGCCACGATGTGACGCTCTTCGCGACGGGCGATTCCCGAACGGCGGCCGAACTTATCGCCGTCCGGCCCACGGCCGACCGCATCGCCGGCGCGAGCCCCGAGGCGGTGGCGGCGCTGTTCGAGGCGGTCATGAGCCGGATCGACAGCTTCGACATCGTGCATTTCCACACCGAGACCGCGCATTTCGTCCCCTTCCGCGGCTTCGAGGAGAAATGCGTGACGACGCTGCATCTGAGGCTCGACTCGGAGGCGGCGCATGACGCGATCGCGACCAACCCCGGCATGCCGCTGGTCGCGATCTCGCAGAACCAGCGCAGTTTCCTTCCCGAGGCGCGCTTCGTCGCCACCGTGCCGCACGGCATGCCGGCCGATCTCGTGGCGATGGGCGACGGCGGCGAGGGGCACCTGCTCTTCGTCGGCCGCATTTCCCCGGACAAGCGGCCCGACCGCGCGATCGAGGTCGCCTCGCGCGCCGGAATCCCGCTCAAGATCGCGGCCAAGATCGACGCTGCCGACGAACGCTATTTCGCGGAAGAGGTGGCGCATCTCTTCGACAATCCCGTCGTCGACTATCTCGGCGAGGTCGACGATGCCGGCAAGGCGGCGCTTCTGGCCGGTGCGCGGGCGCTGCTCTTCCCCATCGACTGGCCGGAGCCGTTCGGCCTCGTGATGATCGAGGCGATGGCTGCCGGGACGCCGGTCGTCGCCTGGCGCAACGGCGCGGTGCCGGAAGTGATCGAGGACGGCATCAGCGGCCGGATCGTCGAGAGCATCGACGCGGCCGTCGCGGCGGTCGAGACGATCGACCGCATTCCGCGCGCCGGCGTTCGCGCCGCCTTCGAGCGACGCTTCACCGATCGCCGCATGGCGGCGGACTATGTCGACGTCTATCGCGCGCTCCTCGGCGGCGCCGCCTCATAG